The following proteins come from a genomic window of Acetomicrobium thermoterrenum DSM 13490:
- the pilM gene encoding type IV pilus biogenesis protein PilM, protein MKRNLRRGISITGEGLRYVELEREGRSIKCNAHIKVYLSQKTIKTESIRDTDSLYAALRKLKLKIGRFGKIKAAFGIPIRDSHIGFADFPGDMDFEDVKKSLYWQLEDLFPISGEKAYYDTVEIDFPRCNGIDEKGSFKKYLVAASGKDLVDKIMEAAMKAGFLPSALEPVSLALTRTVGFHVESARRRDSSFDRGTLCLFPGDSISMISLNYRGNDIFYRPVMVGRKTASENVIQSFIKEIKFTLDYLYGFYPWIEIDRLFLVASDKFGASLKTASQSVLNLVTVLFNPWDSFSSHERPKGYGWEASLGLALRDIV, encoded by the coding sequence ATGAAAAGGAATCTACGCCGCGGCATATCCATAACAGGAGAAGGACTTCGCTACGTGGAGCTTGAAAGGGAAGGCAGATCCATAAAATGCAACGCTCATATCAAGGTCTACCTTTCTCAAAAAACAATAAAGACGGAAAGCATTAGAGACACGGATTCATTGTATGCAGCACTTAGAAAATTAAAGCTGAAGATAGGCCGCTTTGGAAAGATAAAAGCGGCCTTTGGCATTCCTATAAGGGATAGCCATATCGGGTTTGCCGACTTTCCAGGGGATATGGACTTTGAGGACGTAAAAAAATCGCTTTACTGGCAATTGGAAGATCTTTTTCCTATTTCCGGCGAAAAGGCCTATTATGATACAGTGGAAATTGACTTTCCTCGCTGTAATGGCATAGACGAGAAGGGATCATTTAAAAAATATCTTGTCGCTGCCTCCGGAAAGGACCTTGTGGATAAAATTATGGAAGCTGCCATGAAAGCGGGTTTTTTGCCCTCCGCTTTGGAGCCCGTTAGCCTGGCCCTAACGAGAACGGTAGGTTTTCATGTTGAAAGCGCAAGGCGCCGCGATTCGTCTTTTGACAGAGGGACGTTGTGTTTGTTTCCCGGTGACTCAATTTCCATGATCTCATTGAATTACAGAGGAAATGACATATTTTACAGGCCCGTTATGGTAGGACGAAAAACGGCCTCCGAAAATGTAATCCAAAGTTTCATAAAAGAGATAAAGTTTACCTTGGATTATCTATACGGTTTTTATCCCTGGATCGAAATAGATCGTTTGTTTTTGGTCGCCTCCGATAAATTTGGGGCGTCGTTAAAGACAGCGTCGCAATCTGTACTGAACCTTGTTACGGTTTTGTTCAATCCCTGGGATAGTTTTTCGTCTCACGAGCGGCCCAAAGGATATGGCTGGGAGGCATCGCTGGGCTTGGCCCTCAGAGATATTGTATAA
- the pheA gene encoding prephenate dehydratase: MSNQDLHALRKEIESIDEELLRLLERRVSLAKGIGEVKGDAPVYDPLREIEVLDRLCGLARDVDPKFVRLLFGEVISFCRSVQRPATVACMGPEGSFSHEAAFALLGRSVDLVFVEDPAQVLSSISKEKAQMGVVPVENTTEGTVYATLDAFATADQSLSVIGEGQLPIRLVLASCENSFSDIEEVYSHPQPFGQCRNWLSRNLPGVRLIPTSSTSYAANIAKSKQKSAAICGKLAAELKGLNILEEGIEDRPYNATRFWLVGHACEGRSKRNKTSILFNVSHKPGTLFQALEPLYRAGLNLTLIQSRPLPGNPFEYFFFVDFEGDAEDKKVKEALATMNSRVERLRVLGSYPQIRR; this comes from the coding sequence ATGTCCAATCAGGATCTTCACGCTTTGAGGAAAGAGATCGAATCCATAGACGAGGAGTTGCTTCGTCTTCTCGAAAGGCGGGTCAGCCTGGCCAAAGGGATAGGCGAGGTTAAAGGTGACGCTCCTGTCTACGATCCCTTGAGGGAAATTGAGGTCCTGGACAGGCTTTGCGGCTTGGCCAGAGATGTGGATCCCAAATTCGTCCGCCTGCTTTTTGGCGAGGTAATATCCTTTTGCAGGTCCGTTCAAAGGCCTGCCACCGTCGCTTGCATGGGACCCGAGGGCTCCTTTTCCCACGAAGCGGCCTTTGCCCTATTGGGGAGGTCAGTAGATCTTGTCTTCGTTGAAGACCCGGCACAGGTCTTAAGCTCCATCTCGAAGGAAAAAGCTCAAATGGGCGTCGTGCCCGTGGAAAACACCACGGAGGGCACCGTATACGCCACTTTGGATGCCTTTGCCACTGCCGATCAAAGTTTATCTGTCATAGGGGAGGGACAGCTTCCCATAAGGCTGGTGTTGGCAAGCTGTGAGAATTCTTTTTCCGACATCGAAGAGGTTTACTCCCATCCCCAGCCCTTCGGGCAGTGCAGAAACTGGCTTAGCAGAAACCTGCCGGGAGTGAGGCTAATACCCACTTCAAGCACCAGCTATGCGGCTAACATCGCAAAGTCGAAACAAAAGAGCGCCGCCATCTGCGGAAAGCTGGCGGCCGAACTGAAGGGTCTTAACATTTTAGAGGAGGGCATTGAGGACAGGCCTTACAACGCCACGAGGTTCTGGCTTGTCGGACATGCTTGCGAAGGCAGGTCCAAGAGAAACAAGACATCCATATTGTTTAATGTATCCCACAAGCCGGGCACTTTATTTCAGGCTTTGGAGCCCCTGTACAGGGCAGGGCTTAACCTCACTCTGATCCAGTCTCGCCCCCTTCCGGGAAATCCCTTTGAGTATTTCTTTTTCGTCGATTTCGAGGGAGACGCAGAAGACAAGAAGGTAAAGGAAGCCCTCGCAACGATGAATTCCAGGGTGGAAAGGCTTCGCGTTCTGGGCTCTTACCCTCAAATAAGAAGATGA